In Bradyrhizobium paxllaeri, the genomic stretch GTGTGCCGGCGTTCAACATCAACAACATGGAGCAGGCGCTGGCCATCATGGAGGCCGCCTCCTCGCTCGATGCGCCCGTCATCATCCAGGCTTCGCGTGGCGCGCGCTCCTACGCCAATGACGTCATGCTCAAGCACATGATGGACGCCGTCACTGAAATCTATCCGCAGATCCCGGTCTGCGTGCATCTCGATCACGGCAACGAGCCGGCGACCTGCATGACCGCGATCCAGGCCGGCTTCACTTCCGTGATGATGGACGGCTCGCTGAAGGCCGACGGCAAAACCCCTGGCGACTGGGACTACAATGTCGGCGTGACCAGGACCGTCACCGACATGGCGCATCTCGGCGGCATCTCGGTGGAAGGCGAGCTTGGCGTGCTCGGCTCGCTCGAAACCGGCATGGGCGACAAGGAAGACGGTCACGGCGCCGAAGGAAAACTCTCGCACGACCAACTCCTCACGAACCCGGACGAAGCCGTGAAGTTCGTCAAGGAGACCAAGGTCGACGCGCTGGCGATCGCGATGGGCACCTCGCACGGCGCCTACAAGTTCACCCGCAAGCCTGATGGCGACATCCTCGCCATGAACGTGATCGAGGAGATCCATCGCAAGCTGCCGAACACGCATCTGGTGATGCACGGTTCGTCCTCGGTGCCGCAGGACCTGCAGGAAATCATCAATGCCAATGGCGGCAAGATGAAGCCGACCTGGGGCGTGCCGGTGTCCGAAATCCAGCGCGGCATCAAGAACGGCGTGCGCAAGATCAACATCGACACCGACAACCGCATGGCGATGACCGGTCAGATCCGGAAAGTCCTGAAGGACAATCCGGAAGAGTTCGATCCGCGCAAATATTTGAAGCCGGCGATGGAAGCCATGGCCAAGCTGTGCAAGCAGCGGCTGCAGGAGTTCAATACCGCAGGGCAAGCCAGCAAGATCAAGAAGGTGCTGACGACGGCCGAAATGGCCAAGCGCTACACCAAGGGTGAACTGGATCCCAGGATTGCTTAACAAGATCGCCTGACATGGTCGCCTGAGCCGGCACCCGCGCCCAGCAAACACCCAGGGTGCGACGAACGATTTCTAGGCATTTGCCCGAGAACCGCCTATTTTGGCCAGCAAGGGCATGATGTTTCCGGAGAACGTTCCCATGAATCTTGCTGACCTCAACAAGGTTGCCCTCGCCATGGTCACCCCAGGCAAGGGCATTCTCGCCGCCGACGAATCCTCTGGCACGATCAAGAAGCGTTTCGACGCGATCAAGGTCGAATCGACCGAGGAGAACCGCCGCGACTATCGCGAGATGCTGTTCCGCTCCACCGAGGCGATGAGCAAGTACGTCTCGGGTGTGATCCTCTATGACGAGACCATATGGCAGAATGCCAAGGACGGCACGCCGCTGGTCAAGCTGATCGAGCAGTCCGGCGCCATTCCCGGCATCAAGGTCGACGAAGGCACGCAAGCGCTGCCGCAGTGCCCGGGCGAGCTCGTCACCGTCGGCCTCGACAAGCTCGCCGAGCGCCTGAAAAAATATTACGAACGCGGCGCGCGCTTCGCCAAATGGCGTGCGGTGATCGATATCGGTGCGGGCATTCCCAGCATGACCGCGATCAGCGTCAACGCACATGCGCTGGCGCGCTATGCGGCGCTGTGCCAGGCGGCACAGATCGTGCCGATCGTCGAGCCGGAAGTTTTGATGGACGGCGATCACGACATCGACCGCTGCTATGACGTGACCCAGCGCGTGCTGAACAAGACGTTCCAGGAACTGCGGGTACAGCGCGTCGAACTTGAAGGCATGGTGCTGAAACCCAACATGGCCATCTCGGGCAAGAAGTGCGCGAAGCAGGCTTCCACTGACGAAGTCGCGGAGAAGACCGTGCGCATGCTGAAGGCCTGCGTGCCCGCGGCCGTGCCGGGCATCGCCTTCCTCTCCGGCGGACAATCCGACGAGGAAGCCACCGCGCATCTCGACGCCATGAACCGGATCGGCGGCCTGCCGTGGAAACTCACCTTCTCCTATGGCCGCGCGCTGCAGGCAGCGCCGCAAAAGGCGTGGTCCGGCAAGGCCGAGAACGTCGCCGCGGGCCAGCGCGCGTTCACGCACCGTGCGCGGATGAATGCGCTGGCGAGCAAGGGCGAGTGGGAAACCGGCCTGGAAAAGAAGGTCGCCTAGACTTGGCCGCTAAACCTCCTCCGCCGCGCCCGGCGCCGCGACTCTATCTCGCGACGCCTGAAGTGGACGATCCGTCAGAGCTCGCAAGTCAGCTCCCCGAGCTGCTGGCCGCGGCCGACGTCGCGGCGGTGTTGCTGCGGCTGAAGCAGACCGATCAAAAGACCATGACCTCCCGCGTGAAAGCGCTGGCGCCGGCAATCCAGAATGCCGGCGCGGCGCTGCTGCTCGACGGCCATGTCGAACTGGTGGCGCGCGCTGGCGCCGACGGCGCGCACCTGAACGGCATTGCCGCGCTGGATGATGCTTTCCCGTCGCTGAAGCCGGATCGCATTGCCGGCGTCGGCGGGCTTGCCACGCGGCACGATTCGATGGCCGCGGGCGAAGCGGGCGCCGATTACGTGCTGTTCGGCGAGCCCGATGCCGGGGGACAGCGGCCCTCGATGGAAGCGATTGCCGAGCGGCTGCAATGGTGGGACGAACTGTTCGAACCGCCCTGCGTCGGCTTTGCTGCCTCGCGCGAGGAGGCGTTCGAATTCGCGAGCGCCGGAGCGGACTTTGTGCTGGTCGGTGATTTCATCTGGGCGGACCCGCGCGGCGCCAAGGCAGCGCTGATCGATGCCGCGCAAGCGATCGCGGAAGGTTACGAAGCAACGTTCGGAAAGGCCAACCCCGGCGCCGAGCAGGCCGGGCACGGATAACGCCGGATATGAAACTGCTGCGTCCCATATTGCTGCTTGCCGGCCTCTCGATGACGATGGCCGGCGCCTCCGCGCAGATCTCGCTGACGCCGCCTGCGGCGCAGCCGCCGGCCGCAAGCCCACCGGCTGCGAAAAAGGAAGCGGCCCCCGCGCCCAAGCAAAAGGCCCCGCCGGCCGCCAAGCAGCCTACCGCGTCGCCAAAGCCGGCCGCGGCGCCCAAACCGGCGGCCACGCCGACGCCCTTCCCCTCGCCGGCGGCCACCTTCGAGGACCCGAACGCCGACCTCGTCTATGGCGCCTATCAGCGCGGCCTCTACAAGACCGCGTTCGATCTCGCGACCACGCGCGCGCAATACAACGGCGACCCCAAGGCGATGACGATGCTGGGCGAGCTCTATGCCAACGGGCTCGGCGTCAAGCGCGACTATGCCAAGGCCGCTGAGTGGTACCAGCGCGCGGTGGACGCCGGCGACCGCGAGGCGATGTTCGCGCTCGCCATGATGCGGCTGTCCGGCCGCGGCGGTAACACCAATCGCGAGCAGGCGGTGAAGCTGCTGGCCTCCTCCGCCAAGCTCGGCAACTCCAAGGCGGCCTACAATCTGGCGCTGCTCTATCTCGACGGCAACACGCTGCCGCAGGACGCCAAGCGCGCCGCCGAGTTGCTGCGCGCCGCGGCCGACGCCGGCAACCCGGAAGCGCAATACGCGCTCGCGACCTTCTACAAGGAAGGCACCGGGGTGCCGAAGGACATCGAGAAAGCAGTGCGGCTGCTGCAAGCGGCTTCGCTCGCCGACAATGTCGACGCCGAGGTCGAGTACGCGATCGCGCTGTTCAACGGCACCGGCACGCCGAAGAACCAGCCGGCCGCGGTCGCGCTCTTGCGCAAGGCCGCCCGGCAAAACAGCCCGGTCGCGCAAAACCGGCTGGCCTGGCTGTTGATCTATGGCGTGGGCGCGCCCCTGGACAAGGTCGAGGGCTTCAAATGGCATCTCGTTGCCAAGACGGCCGGCAAGGGTGACCCCAAGCTGGACGAATTGCTTTCCGAGCTCAGCCCCGAGGAACGCGCCAAGGCCGAGGCGGCGGCGCGCAAATGGACCGGCATCACCGGCAAATGACGCCTTGACGGCGGCACATCTGCAGGGCACCCAGTCCCTAAATCCCTGACGGCATTGGGCCGTTCCCTCTCACTCCATAAGCCTGCATCATGCTCTACTCAGCCCTTATCAACGTCATGGTGAAAGCCGCGCGCCGCGCCGGCCGCAGCCTCAAGCGCGACCTCGGCGAGATCGAGCACCTGCAGGTGTCGCTGAAGGGACCGGCGAACTTCGTCACCAAGGCCGACAAGCGCGCCGAGGAAATGCTGTACGAGGACCTCGCCAAGGCGCGCCCGGGCTATGGTTTCATCGGCGAGGAAGGCGGCACGCGCGAGGGCGCCGACAAGACCCACACCTGGATCGTCGACCCGCTCGACGGCACCACCAACTTCCTGCACGGCATCCCGCAATTCGCGATCTCGATCGGCCTCGCGCGCGAGGGCACGATCATCGCCGGCGTGATCTACAATCCCGCCAATGATGAGCTCTATATCGCCGAGCGCGGCAAGGGTGCGTTCCTCAACGACCAGCGGCTGCGCGTCGCCGGCCGCCGCCAGCTCGACGAATGCGTCATCGCCTGCGGCCTGCCGCATATCGGCCGCGGCGACCATCAACTGGCGCTGAAGGAAATGGCCGTGCTGCAAAACAAGGTTGCCGGCTTCCGCCGCTTCGGCGCCGCCTCCCTCGACCTCGCCTTCGTCGCCGCCGGCCGCCTCGACGGCTACTGGGAACGCAATTTGTCGCCGTGGGATATCGCGGCCGGGCAGATCATGGTGCGGGAAGCCGGCGGGACGATTTCAGACATCGGCGGCAAGGACGATGCGCTGAAGACCGGACATGTGGTGTGCGGCAATGAATTCGTGCACGGGGAGCTGGTGAGGATATTGGGGCCGCTGGACAGGTAGGGCGCCGGTTCCAGGCCACGCGCCGTCGTCTCGGCGCTCCCAACCAAAATATTGAAAACAACCCCACGCACAGTAGCCGACGCTCGGTCCATGCCGGCGCACTGGGCATGCCGCGATTTGACGCAACCATTAGCGCGTGCTAATCATTAGTAATGACTAATGATACTCCGAGAACGCGATGTCGTGACCGAATTGAAAGGTCCCGTTGGCACTGCCAGCTTCGGACGTCACCCACCCATGGCTAAAGACAGCGTGCAGTTGGCCGCTCTGGGCGATTCCACTCGCAGACGAATTTTCGAGCTGGTGGGCGCGCGGCCTCGCACTGTCGCTGAACTCACTCGAGAGCTGACGGTCTCGCAGTCAGCCGTCTCCCAGCATCTGAAGGTGCTGCGCGAATCTCGCTTGGTTCGTGCCGAGCCAAAGGGGGCCAGCAACATTTATCACATCGATCCAGCGGGGCTCGGCCAGATGCGCGCCTGGCTTGACCGGTTCTGGAGCAGCACACTGGCAGCCTACAAAGTAGCCGTCGAAAAATCAGTGGAGGACTAGCAATGAGCATACGTGTATCGGCCGCGCCCATCAAACAATCTATCGTGGTTGAGGCGCCTATCGAGCGCGCGTTCAAGGTCTTCACCGAAGACTTCGGCAG encodes the following:
- the fba gene encoding class II fructose-bisphosphate aldolase (catalyzes the reversible aldol condensation of dihydroxyacetonephosphate and glyceraldehyde 3-phosphate in the Calvin cycle, glycolysis, and/or gluconeogenesis), whose product is MARITLRQLLDHAAEHDYGVPAFNINNMEQALAIMEAASSLDAPVIIQASRGARSYANDVMLKHMMDAVTEIYPQIPVCVHLDHGNEPATCMTAIQAGFTSVMMDGSLKADGKTPGDWDYNVGVTRTVTDMAHLGGISVEGELGVLGSLETGMGDKEDGHGAEGKLSHDQLLTNPDEAVKFVKETKVDALAIAMGTSHGAYKFTRKPDGDILAMNVIEEIHRKLPNTHLVMHGSSSVPQDLQEIINANGGKMKPTWGVPVSEIQRGIKNGVRKINIDTDNRMAMTGQIRKVLKDNPEEFDPRKYLKPAMEAMAKLCKQRLQEFNTAGQASKIKKVLTTAEMAKRYTKGELDPRIA
- a CDS encoding class I fructose-bisphosphate aldolase; its protein translation is MNLADLNKVALAMVTPGKGILAADESSGTIKKRFDAIKVESTEENRRDYREMLFRSTEAMSKYVSGVILYDETIWQNAKDGTPLVKLIEQSGAIPGIKVDEGTQALPQCPGELVTVGLDKLAERLKKYYERGARFAKWRAVIDIGAGIPSMTAISVNAHALARYAALCQAAQIVPIVEPEVLMDGDHDIDRCYDVTQRVLNKTFQELRVQRVELEGMVLKPNMAISGKKCAKQASTDEVAEKTVRMLKACVPAAVPGIAFLSGGQSDEEATAHLDAMNRIGGLPWKLTFSYGRALQAAPQKAWSGKAENVAAGQRAFTHRARMNALASKGEWETGLEKKVA
- a CDS encoding thiamine phosphate synthase, with amino-acid sequence MAAKPPPPRPAPRLYLATPEVDDPSELASQLPELLAAADVAAVLLRLKQTDQKTMTSRVKALAPAIQNAGAALLLDGHVELVARAGADGAHLNGIAALDDAFPSLKPDRIAGVGGLATRHDSMAAGEAGADYVLFGEPDAGGQRPSMEAIAERLQWWDELFEPPCVGFAASREEAFEFASAGADFVLVGDFIWADPRGAKAALIDAAQAIAEGYEATFGKANPGAEQAGHG
- a CDS encoding tetratricopeptide repeat protein, yielding MKLLRPILLLAGLSMTMAGASAQISLTPPAAQPPAASPPAAKKEAAPAPKQKAPPAAKQPTASPKPAAAPKPAATPTPFPSPAATFEDPNADLVYGAYQRGLYKTAFDLATTRAQYNGDPKAMTMLGELYANGLGVKRDYAKAAEWYQRAVDAGDREAMFALAMMRLSGRGGNTNREQAVKLLASSAKLGNSKAAYNLALLYLDGNTLPQDAKRAAELLRAAADAGNPEAQYALATFYKEGTGVPKDIEKAVRLLQAASLADNVDAEVEYAIALFNGTGTPKNQPAAVALLRKAARQNSPVAQNRLAWLLIYGVGAPLDKVEGFKWHLVAKTAGKGDPKLDELLSELSPEERAKAEAAARKWTGITGK
- a CDS encoding inositol monophosphatase family protein, which produces MLYSALINVMVKAARRAGRSLKRDLGEIEHLQVSLKGPANFVTKADKRAEEMLYEDLAKARPGYGFIGEEGGTREGADKTHTWIVDPLDGTTNFLHGIPQFAISIGLAREGTIIAGVIYNPANDELYIAERGKGAFLNDQRLRVAGRRQLDECVIACGLPHIGRGDHQLALKEMAVLQNKVAGFRRFGAASLDLAFVAAGRLDGYWERNLSPWDIAAGQIMVREAGGTISDIGGKDDALKTGHVVCGNEFVHGELVRILGPLDR
- a CDS encoding ArsR/SmtB family transcription factor, translated to MAKDSVQLAALGDSTRRRIFELVGARPRTVAELTRELTVSQSAVSQHLKVLRESRLVRAEPKGASNIYHIDPAGLGQMRAWLDRFWSSTLAAYKVAVEKSVED